From one Streptomyces sp. ICC1 genomic stretch:
- a CDS encoding NAD(P)-binding domain-containing protein — protein sequence MSQNQNQNQNQGESRNQVRGAGPAGRATVSVLGLGPMGQAMAAAYLDAGYEVTVWNRSPGKDAGLLARGARPAATAAEAVAASALTVLSLIDVDAMYGVLADASLTGRVLANLSSDVPDKARAAARWAEERGASYLTGGVNVPPSGIGQEGASVFVSGPREAYEGHRAALDVLAATDYRGADPGYAQLYYQLNMIMFWTAYTGWYQALAVARANGLTAADVLPYAGYTADAMRGFYEGSAPLVDAGAHEGTHQRLAMCAASVEHVLHTAADSGVDTGILAAHAELYRRGVGAGFGADSSSRLIGLLEGAGSASRSQP from the coding sequence ATGAGCCAGAACCAGAACCAGAACCAGAACCAGGGCGAGAGCCGGAACCAGGTGCGGGGCGCGGGCCCGGCGGGGCGCGCCACCGTCAGCGTGCTGGGGCTGGGCCCCATGGGCCAGGCCATGGCCGCCGCCTATCTGGACGCCGGTTACGAGGTCACCGTCTGGAACCGCAGCCCCGGCAAGGACGCCGGACTCCTGGCACGCGGTGCCCGCCCGGCCGCCACCGCCGCCGAGGCCGTCGCCGCGAGCGCGCTCACCGTCCTCAGCCTCATCGACGTCGACGCCATGTACGGGGTCCTCGCGGACGCCTCCCTCACCGGCCGGGTGCTGGCCAACCTCTCCTCCGACGTCCCCGACAAGGCGCGGGCCGCCGCGCGGTGGGCCGAGGAGCGCGGCGCCTCGTACCTCACCGGCGGGGTCAACGTCCCGCCGTCGGGGATCGGACAGGAGGGGGCGTCCGTCTTCGTCAGCGGGCCGCGCGAGGCGTACGAAGGCCACCGCGCCGCGCTCGACGTGCTCGCCGCCACCGACTACCGGGGCGCCGACCCCGGTTACGCGCAGCTCTACTACCAGCTCAACATGATCATGTTCTGGACCGCGTACACCGGCTGGTACCAGGCCCTCGCCGTCGCCCGCGCCAACGGCCTGACGGCGGCCGACGTCCTGCCGTACGCCGGGTACACCGCCGACGCGATGCGCGGGTTCTACGAGGGCTCCGCCCCGCTCGTCGACGCGGGCGCGCACGAGGGGACGCACCAACGCCTCGCCATGTGCGCGGCGAGCGTCGAGCACGTCCTGCACACCGCCGCCGACTCCGGCGTGGACACCGGGATCCTGGCCGCGCACGCCGAGCTCTACCGGCGCGGAGTCGGGGCGGGCTTCGGGGCCGACAGCAGCTCGCGGCTGATCGGCCTGCTGGAAGGTGCGGGAAGCGCTTCCCGGTCGCAGCCCTAG